The nucleotide window GGTGGCCGCGATTGCCATTTTCGGTATCGCTTGGATGTCGGACACCTATTTCCAGTATGCCATGCCGCAGTTCAAGACCGGTATCGTGGAAATGGTCACCAACTATCCATGGACCTTCGCTCTGGCGCTGTTCATCGTGTCGGTCGTGGTCAATTCGCAGGCCGTGGTGGCGCGCATGATGCTGCCGGTCGGTCTCGGGCTAGGTCTGGAACCGGCGCTGCTGATCGGTCTGATGCCTGCTCTCTATGGCTATTTCTTTATCCCGAACTACCCGTCCGATATTGCCACGGTGAACTTCGACGTATCGGGGACCACCAAGATCGGCAAATGGTATTTCAACCATTCCTTCATGACGGTCGGCCTTATTGCCGTCGTCACCGGATCCGTGGTCGGTTATCTGCTGGCCAAGATCATCATCGGCTAGGATGACCTTGCTGTCGATCTCCTGAAAGACCATAGGGCCTCCCGCAGTGTTGCGGGGGGCTTTTTGTGCTGGTGGATTCTGCGAGCAGAGATCCCGGCTGCCTGCAATTTGGGCTTTGAATGTGGGTGGCCATTTGCTAGGGACAGGCAGGCCCGTTTCGGGCCGGAGCCCCCCGGAGTCTCTGACATGGTCCTGTTGCTGTTCGTTGTTGTCGGATTTTTGAGCGCGCTGGCCTCGGCAGTGTTTGGCTTCGGTACTGCGTTGTTTTTCCTCGCCATCGGATCGCACCTGCTGGACGTCAAGGACACCATTGTGCTGGCGACGGTTCTGTTCGCCGCTTCGACCATCACGAAATCCATTCTTTACGGGCGGCATGTCGACTGGCGCATCGTCGGGGTGATGGCTGTTTCCTGCCTGCCGTTTGCCTATGGCGGATCGTTGCTGCTGGCGCATGTGCCCGGTGATCTGGTCAAACGGCTGCTCGGGAGCATGGTGCTCTGCTATGTGATCCTCAAGCATATCGGTCGCCTGCCTGCCGTCCGTATCGGCTGGCGCGGTCTTGTGGTGGGATCGGCACTCTACGGTTTTGTTTCAGGGCTGGTGGGTAGCGGCAACCTGATCAAGGTGATCATGTTTCGCGAGATGCAGATCTCGCGGCAGGCCTTTGTCGGGGCGATGGCTGCCACATCGGTGATGTCGAATCTTGCCAAGCTGTCGGGCTACTGGCAAAGCGGATTGCTGACCGCAGACATGTCCGAGCCCGCCGCGGCTCTGGTTGTTTCGGCCATTGCCGCGGCGCTGCTTGGCAGGTTCGTGCTCAACCGGATCTCTGCCGACAGCTTCGAGACAGGGCTGCAGATCCTGATGGTGATCGCCGCCCTGGCTCTGCTCTTCTAGCCTTCAGCTCTTGAGCCGCTTTGGCCGTGGGGTGCTGCTTGCCCCCTTGGGTCGTGGCATGTCGGTGCCGGGGCCCATGTCATCGAGATCCGGCTTCTTGATGCGGCTGCCCTTGGCCGAGCCTGATTTGGGCATGTTGGCCGACGAGCCATATTTGCGTTCGCCGCGATAGCCACCGGTTTTCTCGTCGACCGCCGCCTGCCGCGCCAGCGGATCGTCGGCAATGGCCAGTTCGGTTGCACGCAGGCGCTTGACCTCGTCGCGCAGGCGGGCCGCTTCCTCGAATTCGAGGTTGGCTGCGGCCTCCTTCATGCGGTTCTCCAGATCCTCGATATGGGCTTCCAGATTGTGGCCGATGCCCGGATCGGCAATATCGGCGAGCCCCTTGTCAACGGTGACATGGTCGCTTTCGTAGACCGAGCCGAGGATGTCGCCGATGTTCTTCTTGACCGTCTGCGGCGTGATGCCGTGTTCCTCGTTGTAGGCCATCTGCTTTTCGCGGCGCCGGTTGGTCTCGGAGATCGCACGGTCCATGGAGCCAGTCATCTTGTCCGCATAGAGAATGACCTTGCCGTCGACGTTACGGGCGGCACGACCAATGGTCTGGATGAGGGAGGTTTCCGAGCGCAGGAACCCTTCCTTGTCGGCGTCGAGGATGGCTACGAGGGCACATTCGGGGATGTCGAGGCCCTCGCGCAGGAGGTTGATGCCGACCAGCACATCGAAGGCACCGAGGCGCAGGTCGCGGATGATCTCGATTCGCTCGATGGTGTCGACGTCCGAATGCATGTAGCGCACCCGCACACCCTGCTCGTGCAGATATTCGGTGAGGTCTTCGGCCATGCGCTTGGTCAGGGTCGTGACCAGCGTGCGGTAGCCCTGGGCCGCCTTTTCCTTGACCTCGCCCAGAAGGTCATCCACCTGGGTCTTGGCCGGGCGGATCTCGATGATCGGGTCGGTCAGGCCTGTCGGGCGAATGACCTGCTCGGCGAAAACGCCACCGGCCTCTTCCATTTCCCAACGGCCCGGAGTGGCCGACACGGCGACGGTCTGCGGGCGCATGGCGTCCCATTCCTCAAAGCGCAAGGGGCGGTTGTCCATGCAGCTTGGCAGGCGGAAGCCATATTCGGCAAGGGTTGCCTTGCGGCGGAAGTCGCCCCGATACATGGCACCGAGCTGGCCGATGGTCACATGGCTCTCGTCGACGAAAATCAGCGCGTTGTCAGGCAGATACTCGAACAGGGTCGGCGGTGGCTCGCCGGGCAGGCGGCCGGTGAGATAGCGCGAATAGTTCTCGATGCCCTGACAGGCACCGGTCGCTTCCATCATCTCCAGATCGAAGCGGGTGCGCTGTTCCAGTCGCTGTGCTTCGAGAAGGCGACCATGGGCCTCCAGCTCTTCAAGCCGTTCGGCCAGCTCCTTCTTGATGCTTTTGATGGCCTGATTGAGGGTCGGGCGCGGGGTGACATAGTGGGAGTTGGCGTAGAGCTTGACCATTTCCAGATCGCCCATCTTCTGGCCGGTCAGGGGGTCGAATTCCTTGATTTCCTCGACCTCGTCGCCGAAGAAGGAAATGCGCCAGGCCCGGTCTTCATAGTGGGCCGGAAAGATCTCGACGACATCGCCGCTGACGCGGAACGAGCCGCGCTGGAAATCCATGTTGTTGCGCTTGTATTGCAGCGCCACCAGATCGGCGATGAGCTGGTTCTGGTCGATGACGTCGCCGGTCTCGATCTTGAAGCTCATCTCGGTGTAGGTCTCGACCGAGCCGATACCGTAGATGCAGGAGACCGAGGCAATGATGATCACGTCGTCCCGCTCAAGCACGGCGCGGGTGGCGGAGTGGCGCATCCGGTCGATCTGTTCGTTGATCGTGCTTTCCTTCTCGATGAAGGTGTCGGTGCGCGGCACATAGGCTTCCGGCTGGTAATAGTCGTAGTAGGAGACGAAATATTCCACCGCGTTGTTGGGGAAGAAATTCTTGAACTCGCCATAGAGCTGGGCGGCCAGGGTCTTGTTGGGGGCAAGAATGAGGGCGGGACGGTTGGTCTGGGCGATGACCTGGGCCATGGTGAAGGTCTTGCCCGAACCGGTGACACCGAGCAGGACCTGGGTCGCCTCGCCATCACTGATGCCTTCAATCAGATCAGCAATCGCCGTTGGCTGGTCCCCCGCCGGTTCATACTCGGTCTTCAGCTCGAAGGAAACGCCGCCCTCCGATTTCTCCGGGCGTTCCGGGCGGTGGGGCGTCCAAGGCTCGGAATCCATGAATTCGGGGCGGCCATGCTCGATCAGGGATTCCAGCGCCCGAACGGTCTCGGTGACGCCGGAGCGATCATCGTTCTTGCCCTTCTTTTTCTTCTGGGCCTTCTTGCGCTCGCGGGTTACCCGCTCCAGCTCTTCAGCCTTTTCCAGCGAAATGTCGAGGCCTGCGATGGGGTTCATGCCCCCTGCGGCCTTTTCTCGCGCCGAAACGGGGGTGTCCTTGGACTTTCTTGTGCGTTTTGCTGCCGGCTTTTTGGCGCTATCCTTGGGCTTGGGGTCAAGTCTGGCTGCCTGGGCGATTTCATCGGCCCAGTCGGCTATCGAATCAGAAAGCGGGACTCCTTCAAAAGAGGCTTGTGGTGCTTCACCCAAACCGCCTTGTTTTTCAGCCTCTTCCTGTTTTCTGGATGCCATGTGCCTGCCTCGCGATGCTGTTTGAGCCCAATGTAAGGGAACAAAGCAAGAATATGAAGGGGGGGAGGAAAATAATTCAACGGACGGGTCATGGGGGATTGTATCAGCCAAATGGCCAATTTTCTGTTTTATTAAATAGTCCTAATATTCGAAAATACTAAATTAAAGGACGTCGCACTATGCACAGGGCACCTTTCGCCGGGGAGGGGCGGTGCTTCAAAGGAGAGAAAATGACGCACGTAGTTGTTATGGGGGGAGGTCTTGGCGGTCTTTCGGCAGCTTATGAAATCCGCCAGAAATTGTCCAAGACGGACAAGGTAACCGTGGTTTCCAACAAACCATTCTTCCAGTTCACCCCGTCCAACCCGTGGGTTGCCGTGGGGTGGCGCAAGAAAAAGGACATCACGCTGGATCTGGCGACGGTTCTGCCGAAGAACAAGGTGGATTTCATCTGCTCTGCAGTCACCAGCGTTGATCCGGAGCATAATGCGATCGGTCTGGCCGACGGCTCCATCGTTGCCTATGATTATCTGGTGATCGCGACCGGGCCGGAACTGGCCTTTGACGAGATCGAGGGACTGGGGCCGGAAGGCAACACCATCTCGGTGTGCGACGTGGATCATGCCACCGCTGGCTATGAAAAGTGGGAAGCCTTCTGCAAGGATCCGGGACCGATCGTGGTTGGCGCGGTTCAGGGCGCCTCCTGCTATGGTCCGGCCTATGAAACGGCGATGATCTTCGATACGGACCTGCGCAAGCGCAAGATCCGTGACAAGGTGCCGATGACCTTCGTGACCTCCGAACCCTATGTCGGGCATCTCGGCCTTGGCGGGGTGGGCGACACCAAGGGCATGCTGGAATCGGCCATGCGCGACCGTACGGTGAAATGGATCACCAACGCCAAGGTCGACAAGATTGAAGCCGGTGTCATGCATGTCACTGAAGTCAACGAGGACGGATCGGAAAAGCAGAAGCACGAGTTGCCGTTCAAGCATTCGATGATGTTGCCGGCCTTCCGTGGCATTCCTGCGCTTCAGGGCATCGAAGGGTTGGTCAACCCACGTGGCTTCGTCATCGTTGACAAGCACCAGCGCAATCCGAAATATCCCAACATCTTCGGTATTGGCGTCTGCATCGCCATTCCGCCTTATGAAAAGACGCCGGTGCCGGTGGGGGTTCCCAAGACTGGCTACATGATCGAGTCGATGGTGACCGCATCTGCCAAGAATCTGAAGGAAATTCTCGCTGGTGAGGAGCCGACCCACGAAGCAACGTGGAACGCCATCTGTCTTGCCGATTTTGGTGACTCCGGGCTGGCCTTTGTTGCTATGCCGCAGATCCCGCCACGCAACACCAACTATTCTGGGCAGGGCAAGTGGGTTCACCTGGCCAAGATTGCCTTCGAAAAATACTTCCTGCGCAAGATCCGCATCGGTGAAACCGAGCCATATTATGAGAAGGCTGTTCTGAGCCTTCTGGATATTGCCAAGATCAAGAAGTGACCGGGCAACGATAATCGATTTGGAAGCTCATCCTGCCGCTGTTCTTCGGAGCAGCGGCTTTTTTGTGTTCGCTTGTCTGGCGCTGGGCCTTTGGCTTTGGGGCAAGCGAGCCCTTGGCTTTGGGTAAGTGCAGGGGGGCTCAGTGTCGAGAGGCCATTCAGGCAGGGATGTCGGCGGATGCTTCGGCTGGCTTCTTGGACTTGCGCAGGCGCTTCTGGATCTGCGGCAGCAGTTCCACCAGCAGGATGCAGGAGAAGATCAGGAAGCAGCCGAAATACTGACTGGGGTTCAGACGCTCGCCCAGCAGGATGGCTCCGAAGATGGCTGCAAACAGGCTTTCGCCGGAGAGGATGATTGCCGCGTCTGCCGGTGGCGTGTAGCGCTGGCCGATGGCCTGCAGACCAAAGGCCAGAGCGCCGGAGAAGACGCCGGTATAGATGATCTCGAACCATGCGCCCTGAAGGCTCGCCACGTCGAGGCTTTCAAATGGCAGGCCGAACAGCAGACCCAGTAGGCCGGCGGTTGCGAACTGGAGCAGGGCAAAGGCCAGCGGGTTGCCGTATTGGCTGACCATGCGGCCGACCAGAATGATCTGGAAGGTCCAGCACAGCGCGCTGACCATCATCAGAATGTCGCCCTGTTTCATGGCTTCGAGGCTGCCAGCCAGAAGATAGGCGCCGATAATGGACAGAACCACAAGCGGCCAGATCATGGGAGAAGGCCAACTGCGGAAAACAAGCACGCCGATAACCGGGGTCAGCGGCACATACATGGCTGTCAGGAACCCTGCGTTGGTAACGGACGTCGTGGCAAACCCCATCTGCTGGAAGGCGATGCCGGCAAAGAAGATGGCACCGACCAGAATGCCCTTGATGATGACGGGCGCGGGAATGGGATTGCTCACCCGCCGCCGTTCGAAATAGGCGAAGGGCGCGACGGCCAATGTTGCCAGAACGAAGCGCACGCCGGTGAAGTTCATCGGGCCGATGGAGGCCATGGCCGTGGACTGGGCCACGAAGGCGGCCCCCCAGACGACGGCGGCAATCAGCAACAACAGGTTGGCGGTCATTCTTGGCATCGGAGCAGCTTTCAGAACGGTAAGGGAGATCTCCGGCACGTTGTCTGTCCGGATCTTCGACTTCTAAGGCAAACAGCCCCATTACTGCAACCGAATTCTATTCATCAATCCAACAAGGAATTTGATGAGTCAGGGGCGTTGTGACGCAGCCTCAGTGAAGGTGGCCAATTGGGTCGGGAAAGCGGTGGGCGTGGCATCTGCCAGAAGGCGGGCGGTCGCCTCGGTGGGGCTTGCAAAGGCGAGATAGCGCAAGGGTCCGCCGACCATGCCATCAAACGGCCAACAGGAGGAGAGCACCAGCAACGGGTTCTGGCTGTCCTTCTGCAAGCCCGACTGATCCCAGCGGACGATCTTGCTGCCGTCGATGTGATAGGTGAGCGTAGGGCCGGTCATCTGTTCGACCTCCACCAGAGCACCGGTCTGAAGATGCTCGAGTGGCTGGAAGTGGGTGTCCCGATGAGCGGCGATGATGCTTGTGCCTGCCGTGCCCAGTCGTGCTCCCTGTGCGAGCAGAACGGGACCGAAAGCGAGCCCTTCGCCTCCGGCTTCCTTGAGGATGATAGTGTGCAGATCAAGGGACGGGATGGTCAGGCGGGCGACCGGCCAGCTGTCGGCCCATGGCCACGCCTTGTGCGGCTTGCCATCGGCCCTGCTCTGTTGCCATGCGTGTTCCAGAAGGACCTGCGCCAGCTGCGCCTTGATGGGGATCCAACTGCCCCAGATCAGCAACCCCAGCCCCAGCAGTCCAAGAGCCATGGCACAAAGGGTGCCTAATTTATACTGCATGGGGCGGGGGTATCTCATGGTTTTCCGATCACAGATGGTGGTTCAGATCGCGCACGGGGTGGCCTCGTGCGCGTTTGTCGTTTGTGCGTCAGCGCGGCTCCGGTTCGATCTTGCGCCATTGCAGCCAGGCGAGCAGGGCACCGGCCAGTGTCAGCAGGGCAATGCCCGCGAGGATCAACAGGCTGGCCGGGGTTGCCGTTTTCGGCAGCAGGATCTGATTGCCGCCGGTCGGTATCAGAGCCGCCACCTTGGTGTTGCCGGCGGGGGCGGGGCTTGTGGCCATTGCTTCCATCGCCGGAGCGCTGAGGCTGAAGCCGCGTTTGAACGCCCGCATCGGAGCGGCAGACCCGGCCGGAGCGTTGGGGGCCATGGATGGCTGAACCTGAGGCTCTTCGCCAAAGACGGCATCCATGTTCCAGCCGTCCGGCAGGTTGAGCGGCACCTTGCGGCTGTCAAGGGTCTCGCCTTCGGGCCGGGCCGGGGTCACATCTACGGCGACCAGGCTGGTAAGGCGTGTCACCAGATGGTGGCGGAGGCCGAGGGTCTCGATGGCCTTGTCGATACCGGCGCTGTCGGTTGACAGCAGACGCTCATTCTCCAACTGGCGGATCTTGCCTCGCGCCCAGAGCTTGTCGACGGCGGCGGACGGTGCTGCCTTGGTGATGTCCACGGTCATCGACCAGGGTTGATTGTCAAAGCGACCGCTGAGGGTCAGCGCGTTGCCCAGATCCTTGCCCTTGAAGGCGACGATGACCGGCTCCCCCTTGTAAAGGTCGGGCAGTTCGCTCGGGGATGCCTCGATGTCCTTGCCGTTGGTAAAGGATATGCTGAGGTCGGTAGCAACCGGGGTCGTCAGCTGGGTGAACAACTCGGCCATCTTGCCTTTGACTTCCGTGATGTCTCCGATCTGGGTGAAGGTGCCGCGACCGACTTCGGCAGCGCGGGACATGAAGAAACTGTTGGGAGCAGAGCCGATACCGACGGTGAAGATGCGGGAGCGGCCCTTTTGCGCCTTGACGGTTTCGAACAATTCTCGCTCGTTGCCGATGGCGCCGTCGGTGAGGAAGATCACCTGCCGCAGGGTCGGGGCATTCGGGGTCGCATCTTTCAATGCTGCCTGCATGGCCGGGAGCATCTCGGTGCCGCCGTGGGCCTGAATTGCGGCAACCCAGTAGCGCGCCGTTGACAGGTTTTCCTTGTTGGCAGGCTGGGGCGATGGGAACAGCTGCGCCATTTCGTTGTTGAAGCGGATGATCTGGAATTTGTCCTCCGGCTTAAGCTGACCGAGGGCTTCGATCAGGCTTTCTCTGGCCTGACGGATGGATGGGCCATCCATCGAACCGGACTGGTCAATAACGAAAACGACTTCGCGCGGTGGCGTCTGCAGATCTTTGGCCAGCTTGTAGGGGGGCGTGATATAGGCGAGCAGATACTGGTCGGAGTCGCCCTCCGAGAGGGTCTCCTCTTCCCGTTCCTCGCCGTTGGCTTCCTTCTTCTGGCCATCCCCGGTCTGGCGTCCGGCGGGATCGTCCTTGAGGGTCTGGCTGAAGAGGCCGAGGTTCGGGGTTTCAGTCGGCTTGCCAGTCCAGGTCAGCAGGAAGTCCTTGTCGGCAGGCACAACATCTCCCTTGAGGTTGAGGGATATTTCCTTGCTGCCCACCGGCTTGATGACCACGTCATGATAGTGGCTGACGACCTTGTCGAGGGGGAAGCCGGCTTTCAGATCGACACTGAGGCTGACCGGATTGCTCTTGCCGTCCTTCTCCGGGTCGAGCACGGGGGCGGTGATGGTGTCGCGATCCGGCACCGGGTCGGTGCTGGACCAGCCGTTGCCACCATCGGACTGGTTGGCCTTGAGGTCGATGACCGGCCGCAGAGGTTTGGCGAGCGGATTGTAGCGTGGTGCGACGACCAGCGGCACGCGCAGGGAGAATTCCTCGTCCTTGCGCGGAATGGTCTGCTGATACTCGATCTGGATGGTGACTGAGTCCTTCGGGCCGATATTGGCCACCGCATTGGTAAACAGGTTGGGGCGCTGTTGCTCCAGAAGGCTCGCCTTCTTGCCTTCCTGTTTGGCTGCTTCATAGATCTGGCGCGCTTCTTCCCGCGGCTTGATCTTGCCTTCGATGATGCGGTCGCCGATCTTCATTTTCAACTGGTCGACGGCGGCGGTGTCCGGCAGCGGGAAGACATAGATCCCTTCCACCCAGGCGTCGCTCGGATTGAGAAATTTCTGCGTCACGATGGTGCGCGCGACCGGGCCGGTAACGTCGACCTTGATGTCGGTGGCGACCTTTGGGGCTTCAATATATTTGCCCGCTTCCTTGGCCTTGAACAAAAGGCCACCCGATTGCATGTCATCGGGGGTGACGAGGAGCGGGGAGGCAATGGGAGCCGCTTGCGGGCTGACAGCTGTGGCCGGACTGGAATGAGCCTGGGAGCCAAAGGTGACAGTCAGGGCTGCGGCGACAATCAGTGCATAGGCGCTGACCCAGATCTTGAAGGCTTTTGAAAAGGAATGCTCGAGATCGGCTTTTGGGTGCAGTGCAATGCTATGGCGCTTTCTATTCCGATCTTTGATCCGGTCATTAAAAAGAGTCTCTGGCAATTTCATTGTTCTGTGTTCCCGAAAAAGGGTTGGTCCGTGATCACTGTCTCATGGGATTAAGGCCCAGATTTGCGGTAAAATGGGCGCAAGCTGATCAATATTGTGACGATTTCGGGGCAGCTGATATAAATGTATGTGATGGGCAGAAAAGTGCCTCCTGTCCGCGACAGCTTGCCTCAGCAGGAATCCTGATCTTTGGCCTTTACCTCGCAAAGATCATTTGTTATGTATATTCGCAAGTTCTAATTTAACGAGGTGCTAAAATGTCTCTGGATCGCTCCATTATCGCATTCGCAGGCTTCATGGTCCTGCTTTCTGTCGTGCTTACGGTTTACGTCCATCCGCTGTTTATCTGGTTCACGGTTTTCATCGGTGCCAACATGCTGCAGTCCGCCTTTACCGGCTTCTGCCCGGCAGCGGTGATCCTGAAAAAGTTCGGCGTCAAACCGGGTACGGCTTTCGATTGATCGCCACATAAAGGCAAGGGCAGATGCTGTCCTTGCGGTCTGGTCGTGTCACAAAAAAAGAAGCCGCAGCACATGCTGCGGCTTCTTTTTTGGAACTGGCCATTCCGGCTATTCGTCTGCCTTCAGCATGTCCGGCTGCTGTTCTTCCAGATAGGCCTCTTCTGCAGGTGTCAGCTCGATCTTTTCATAGCCGGTGATCATCGTTCTGATATAGTGGAACACCGTCTTGCCGGTGGTCGTCATGTAAACATGGATGACGACGAAGGTGATCATGGCAAAGGCGGCAGCCGTATGCACGAAGGCGACCAGCGAAAAGATCTGCTGGCTGTTCTGTATTGTTTCCCAAAGGCCATAGAGCAGATAGGCGATGCCCGAGAGCCAGAGCGCCGGGCCGATGATAACCATGAAGGTCAGGTAGGCCAGCGACTGCAGGGCATTCTGCTTGCGGGCGAGGCTTTTCGAATAGGGATGCGGTGCGCCCATGATGATGCCGTAGGCATAGAATTTGATCACGGCGAACAACCCCTTGTTCTGCGGCAGATAGTGGCGCCACTGTCCGGTGGTGAAATTCCAGAAGGTGGTAAAGAGCCATAGCACCAGCAGCAGGAGGGCGGCATAGGTATGGACCATGACCGCCAGCGGGAAGGGCAGGACGGAAAACGTGCCATGCAGATTGAAGCCGGAGAAGGCCAGAATGAAGATCAGCAACGCCTGTGACCAGTGCCAGAAGCGTTCGTAGCGGGTGTAGATCTTCACCGCCCGCTTCTTGACATCGGGCCGGATGGTCAACTCTTCAGATCTGGCGGAAGACGGTATGTCAGTCATGATAGGTCTCCTCAAGCCTGCTTCTTGCGATTGCGGAAGATGATGCGCAGCAGGGCGTGGAAAAGGACGCCCAGCGCGGTAAGGACGAAGGCGGCGTAGCCGATCCAGTCGAGCCACTTGAAATGGTCGCGCCCCGGCATGTAGATGCCGGTGATGCCATCAAGACGGCCTTGTTTGGCGTGGCACTCGGTGCAGTGCACGGCCTGATCTTTCGGCGCGACCATGTGGGTGATCGGCCAATACATATGGGTGTCGACAAAGCCGAGTTTGCCGGAAAAATCCTTGCCGATGAACTCCATCGCAGCGGGCACCGACTTGCTCCAGTCTAAATTGGTCCAGAGGGCTGTGTCGTCATTGCCGAAGACATGGTTGTAGACCAGCTTGTTGGTTTCCATGTCATAGGGCTGGCGCGACAGCATCTGCTTGAAGGGCCAGATGCGTGATTTGCCATCACTTGGAGAGCCGCCAAGGGCGTTGATCTCGACGACCTTGGTAGGATCGATCTTGTCGTCCAGCAGCGTCCATCTGGTCTCGCCGTTGAACCAGGCATAGAAGGGCTTGATATTCTCGCCATATTCGAAATTGCCCTTTTCGGACATGTAGCTGGGGTGACCATGCTCATCCATGTCCTTGTAGGGTTTGCCGTCCTTCAGCTTGCCAGCGGTTGACCAGTCCCATAGGGTCTTGGTGGCAACGCCGCCGCGGGCAAACTCGGGGATGTGGCAGGTCTGGCAGGCGACCGTGTCTGTGTGGTCGTTGAGCTTGATGCCCATGAGGTCTCCGCCATCATGGGGGCGGTTCGAGTGGCAGCTTTCGCAGGTTGCCGATGGTTCCATCAGGCTGGCCATCTGATCTAACTTGCGGATCTTGGCAGTCTTTGTTTCCTCGCCATCCTTGGCGACGGTTGTCGGCTTGGCCTCCATGCTGTAGCGCGAGCCGGGCCATTGATGGCCAGAGCCTGCGTGACAGGCCGTACAGGCCATGTTGAGACCGTCCTTGTTCATATGCACGTCGAGTGTCTTGTCCGGCAGGTT belongs to uncultured Cohaesibacter sp. and includes:
- a CDS encoding tetrathionate reductase family octaheme c-type cytochrome — protein: MANFACQGRWPLDRTSKRPGLAASALVLLSLLLLPVGAVSAASGDALPHSPLSPAAKASLQLSGKPAGGTADHSKFEILQQDFKSGPEVTKACLSCHTEAADQVQHTLHWKWETKNEATGQTLGKRTVINAFCGNVASNEPRCTSCHAGYGWEDMRKDPPSEPEAVDCLVCHADTALYSKYPTKAGHPLYEPITVNGKTVMPPDLGKAARSVTNPQRQNCGSCHYYGGGGDGVKHGDLDSSLNLPDKTLDVHMNKDGLNMACTACHAGSGHQWPGSRYSMEAKPTTVAKDGEETKTAKIRKLDQMASLMEPSATCESCHSNRPHDGGDLMGIKLNDHTDTVACQTCHIPEFARGGVATKTLWDWSTAGKLKDGKPYKDMDEHGHPSYMSEKGNFEYGENIKPFYAWFNGETRWTLLDDKIDPTKVVEINALGGSPSDGKSRIWPFKQMLSRQPYDMETNKLVYNHVFGNDDTALWTNLDWSKSVPAAMEFIGKDFSGKLGFVDTHMYWPITHMVAPKDQAVHCTECHAKQGRLDGITGIYMPGRDHFKWLDWIGYAAFVLTALGVLFHALLRIIFRNRKKQA